The following coding sequences are from one Vulpes vulpes isolate BD-2025 chromosome 12, VulVul3, whole genome shotgun sequence window:
- the SDR42E1 gene encoding short-chain dehydrogenase/reductase family 42E member 1 has protein sequence MEAQKSPKETVLITGGGGYFGFRLGCTLNQKGFHVILFDISSPTHSIPEGIKFIRGDIRHLSDVEKAFQDADVTCVFHIASYGMSGREQLNRSLIEEVNVGGTDNILQVCRRRGVPRLVYTSTFNVIFGGQVIRNGDESLPYLPLHLHPDHYSRTKSIAEKKVLEASGTTLVRSDGVLRTCALRPAGIYGPGEQRHLPRIVSYIERGLFKFVYGDPGSLVEFVHVDNLVQAHILASEALKADKGHIASGQPYFISDGRPVNNFEFFRPLVEGLGYTFPSVRLPLTLIYGFAFLTEMVHFILGRLYNFQPFLTRTEVYKTGVTHYFSLDKAKKELGYEAQPFDLQDVVDWFKAHGHGRSSGNRDSECLVWDGLMVFLLAMAVLTWLPPSAVLSL, from the coding sequence acTGGGCTGTACTCTGAACCAGAAAGGATTCCACGTGATTCTGTTTGATATCAGCAGCCCCACTCATTCCATTCCAGAAGGAATCAAGTTCATCCGTGGAGACATTCGCCACCTCTCTGATGTGGAGAAAGCCTTCCAGGATGCAGATGTCACGTGTGTGTTCCATATTGCCTCTTACGGCATGTCAGGGCGGGAGCAACTGAATCGAAGCCTGATAGAAGAAGTCAATGTTGGGGGTACAGACAACATCCTCCAGGTTTGCAGGAGGAGAGGGGTGCCAAGATTAGTTTACACTAGTACTTTCAATGTCATCTTTGGAGGTCAAGTCATCAGAAATGGAGATGAATCTCTGCCTTACCTACCTCTTCACCTCCATCCCGATCACTACTCTCGGACGAAATCTATTGCAGAGAAGAAGGTGCTGGAGGCCAGTGGTACCACCCTGGTGAGAAGTGATGGTGTCTTAAGAACCTGTGCTCTGAGACCAGCTGGCATATATGGGCCTGGAGAGCAAAGGCACCTTCCCAGGATAGTGAGCTACATTGAGAGGGGTCTGTTCAAGTTTGTGTATGGGGATCCTGGGAGCCTGGTGGAATTTGTCCACGTGGATAACTTGGTACAGGCTCACATTCTGGCCTCCGAGGCTCTGAAAGCTGACAAAGGTCACATTGCCTCTGGGCAACCCTACTTCATCTCAGATGGCAGACCTGTGAACAACTTTGAGTTCTTCCGGCCTTTGGTTGAGGGCCTGGGCTACACATTCCCATCTGTCCGCCTGCCGTTGACCCTCATCTACGGCTTTGCTTTCCTAACAGAAATGGTTCACTTCATTTTAGGGCGACTATATAATTTCCAGCCCTTCCTCACCCGCACAGAAGTTTACAAAACTGGCGTCACCCATTACTTCAGCCTAGACAAGGCCAAGAAAGAGCTAGGTTATGAGGCTCAGCCATTTGACCTCCAGGACGTAGTCGATTGGTTTAAAGCACATGGTCATGGCAGAAGTTCTGGGAATCGTGACTCTGAATGTCTTGTTTGGGATGGGCTGATGGTCTTTCTCTTGGCCATGGCAGTTCTCACATGGCTGCCTCCTTCTGCAGTTCTGTCACTATGA